One genomic segment of Brassica napus cultivar Da-Ae chromosome A3, Da-Ae, whole genome shotgun sequence includes these proteins:
- the LOC106391035 gene encoding mitochondrial import inner membrane translocase subunit TIM9 has protein sequence MDPSMMAGLNGLAEEDQAKMASMIDQLQLRDSLRMYNSLVERCFVDCVDTFTRKTLQKQEETCVMRCAEKFLKNTMRVSMRFGELNQNAPTQD, from the exons ATGGACCCGAGCATGATGGCGGGACTTAATGGTCTTGCTGAAGAAGACCAAGCCAAAATGGCTTCCATGAtcgatcagcttcagcttcgTGATAG CTTGAGGATGTACAATTCGCTGGTGGAAAGATGTTTCGTGGACTGTGTGGATACATTTACGCGCAAAACTCTGCAGAAACAAGAGGAGACTTGTGTTATGAGGTGTGCTGAGAAGTTCCTCAAGAACACAATGCGTGTCAGTATGCGGTTTGGTGAGCTCAATCAGAACGCACCAACTCAAGATTAA